ACCGGTTGTTCCGTGGCACGGCGCACACTGTACGAGGAAGATGGATTCACCCATTTGCTGAAGCGTTGCCGCATCTGCATTTTTATGCACTTCTTCAAATTTCTTGTTATAAGCCTTTACCTCTGCATTCCACATACCGATCTGACTGAAGGCATTGACTGGATAACCCATTGTCCAGTACCACATTGCCCAGATCAATGTACCCAGAAATGAATATGCCCAACCGGAAGGAAGTTCGTTTTTATACTCACCGATACCGTCCCAGTTCTCTTCAGCAAGTTCACCACTTGCTGTATCTGTTTTCATCTGTGCAATATATTTTGCAGCTACCCCGAAAGATAGTGTTGCAATCAAAATTGCTCCTATCATGGTGATCGCATTGATCGGATCACTCAAATCGATATTCATCTGCTTTACAACGACCAATGTAGCTACAATCAGTATCGCTGCAAAAGCCAATGCTTTTATCACTAACCCATTCATTTATTTCGCTCCTTTTTTTTCGTCAGGAGAAGGATTACTTGAATTGACCGGGGTACTATCGATCTCGTCATCGAGAGCGATATTCCCTAATTTTTCATAATCCTTCTCACCTTTCTTTTCACTTCTATAGAGGTAAACAATATACCCGTACAATGCCACGACCAGGAAAATGGTCATAAAGAAACTGGCATAGCCCTGAAGTTCTCTAATGTCCATTCAGTTTACTTTTTCGCCTCATAACGGCTTGTTCCCAAACTGTTAAGATATGCTATCAGCGCAACGACTTCAGGTACTTTTCCTGCAGCAACTGCATCTTTAACATCTTTGTTCTTCATATTGTCAGCGATCTTCTGCGCTTCAGCCAATATTTTTGGTTTATAGGCTTCAAATGCTGCTTTACCAGGCTGTATATCATCACCATATGGTGTATTAAATACATTTTTTACCGTAACAGCTTCAGCATAGGCTGTTGCAATATCAGCTGCATTTGTAAACTGATGTTTATATGCCGGCATAATCGAACCAGGTACTACCGATGTCGGTTCCCACATATGGTTTTCATGCCAATCTGTCGTTCTATAGTTACCTACACGGTGAAGGTCCGGACCAGTTCTCTTCGAGCCCCAAAGGAACGGTCTATCATAGGCATACTCACCAGAGAGTGAATACTGACCATATCTGTCTGTTTCCGCTTTGAACGGACGAATCAACTGTGAATGACAAGCAATACAGTTGTCTTTTTTATAGACCTCTTTACCTGCAAGCTCAAGTACCGTATAGGGACGGAGTCCATCTACCGGTCTTGCAGCCTCTGCAAAGTTTGGCAGGATCTCGATGAGTCCTGCAAATGCGATAACCAAAAATACTCCTACTGCGAAGAAGAACGGATTTTTCTCTAACCAATGAAACATAACCTACCTCCTTATGCCATAGGTGATCTGAACTGTGGTTCTTCAGAAAGCTCTCTTGAAGAAGTCATAGTTTTAATCATATTGTAAGCGAACATTACGAAACCAGTTACATAAAGTACACCGGCCAACGCTCTAATCGCATAGTAAGGGTGAAGTACAGTTACCGTATCGATGAATGAATACATCAGGTTACCATATTCATCAACCGCTCTCCACATCATACCCTGTGTGATACCTGCGATCCACATGGATGTAAAGTAAAGAACAACGGCTGTCGTCTGGATCCAGAATTGTGCTTCAATAAGTTTTTTAGAATATATCTCTCTTTTGAACATTCTTGGAGCCATGTGGAAGAGTGCAGCCATGATCATGAATGCAACCCAACCAAGGACACCATCGTGAACGTGTCCAGGGATCCAGTCAGTGAAGTGCGCAATCGCGTTAACTGATTTGACCGCCTGGATAGGTCCTTCGAGTGTTGACAACATATAGAATGTAGATGCCAATACCATGAACTTGATCAGTGGGTTTTCAGTCAACTGATTCCACTCACCTTTCATGGTGAGGAGCATGTTGATCGCTGAACCCCAAGATGGGAGAATAAGTACTACTGAGAATACTGATCCCATTGTCTGCATCCAGTCTGGAACTGTTGACCATAGAAGGTGGTGTGAACCGGCCCAAAGGTAAACGAACATAAGACCCCAGAAAGAAAGAAGAGAAAGTTTATAGGAATAAACTGCCTGACCAGACTCTTTTGGAAGGAAGTAGTAGATCATCGCAACGATAGGCACAGTAAATACAAATGCAACCGCATTGTGTCCCCACCACCATTGAACCAATGCATCATTCGTTCCTGCATACATAGAAACTGAATGCATTGCACTACCTACACCGGCTACAAAATAAGTCGGTACAGCCATGTTGTTGAAAAGATAAAGCATTGCCACACCGAGGAAACATGCGATGAAATACCACATAGAAATATAGAGTGCTTTTTCTCTTCTGATTCCGATCAGACCGAACATTGCGATACCCCATAATACCCAGATAACAACGATCACCAAGTCAATTGGCCACTCATACTGTGCATACTCTTTGTTTTGCGTAATTCCCAAAAGCAATGAGATGGTCGCGACTAAAGCACCTACCAGATAAATCCAAAATTGAAGTTTTGCTATAAACATGATGAATTTGGATTCAGCCATAGAAACTTTCAATACTCTCTGTGCCGAATAGTAGAATGTAGCGAAAACACCACTTACCGTAAAGCCATAGATAACCACTGTTGTGTGTACTGGTCTCAATCTTGAGAATGTACCATATTCACCCAATAAGTAGTTAAGTTCCGGGAATGCGAGTTGGGCCGCGATAAGCGTACCAATTAACATACCTAAAAATCCAAACAAAATTGCTGTATAAGTAAACAATTTCGCTACGGAATAATCGTATTCCAATGCTGCGTTTGATTGCATGCATACCCCCTTGTAAAAATTTATGTTGCAGTAAAATGCCAACATTCGCATTAATTATAGGTTTTTTTTTCACATAAAATGCTTAATTTTTGGGTTGTAAAGGAAGAATTGTTAACTTATGTTTAACAAAATGTAGAAAATCGTAGCAACTGCCACATTTTAGGGGAGAAAAAGGGTTTCAAATAGGAGTTTTTAAGTCCTATTTAATACTATTTTTTAACGATTTAAGCCTTTCCTTTTGCACTCTGAATCGAATGGATATAAGTATAATCTATACTTATATTTTTCTCTTTCGGCAAAGCTTTTGAAAGGCGCCAGACCATCCCTTCAAAATCCGGGAAAAGATAGTTCGCCATCGAGCCTGGAATAGGGTTTATCTCGTTCAAAAGTATCTCATCATTTACGACAAAAAAGTCACATCTGATGATGCTTCCCCTGAACAGGGGATCGTAGATCTTTTTGAATGTCACCTGGATATTGTTCTTCAATTCTTCTGAGATATCGGCAGAAAGTACCTGCGAATCGCGGGAAAAATCCATATATTTCTTCTCGAAATCAAGGAATTCCTCCTTTTGCGGTTCTTCCACGATGGAAAGTTCCCAATCACCGGTATGACATCCGGCCTGATTGAACTCTTTGACACCGTCAATGAAGGGTTCAACGATCACATCATTGTCGAATTCGAATGCCACATCCAGCGCATAGTCAAGTTCCGTTTCACTTTTGACAATACTCACACCGATACTGCTGCCAAGTCGTACTGGCTTGATGATGACCGGATATTCCATTGATATTTTACGATCCCCATTCTTGGACAAATACTCATAAGGAACGGTTTTGACCCCAAGGCTTTCTGCCAGGAATTTGGTATAGAGTTTGTTGTAGCTCATTGCGGAAGCTTCAAAGCGTGGTGAGATGTACGGGATATTGAAAAATTCCATCATCGATGCGACCTTTCCGTCCTCCCCATCCCTTCCATGAATCAGGTTCAACAGTACATCAAAAGCTACCTGTTTGCTTCCAAACATCCCTTCAGTAAAAAATCCACCGTTTTTCAGGGTGAGCTGCTTGCCTTTTTTATATTCACCAGAAGAGAAGAGTTTGGAATTGATCTTGTCCGTATCGACAAGATAAAATTCTCTGTCTGCAGAGACAAAAATGTAGGTCAGGGTACTCTTTTTAAGTACTTTTTTCATGGTAATGGCTGAAACAATGCTGATCTCGTGTTCAAAGCTTGATCCGCCGAATAGAATTGCTATGTTCATTGGGTATCCTTTTGATATTCTAAATGCCCTGTTATTCACATCGTGGCTCTCGATGTACCCCTGCAGGAACGAAGACAATTGCTTCGCTTTCAAGGGTGTTCACCACGACATTATTTAATATTTTTTACAACATTTTGGTGAACTCACCAAAAATATACGCTGATTCGTGCGGTCCGGGGCTTGCTTCGGGGTGATGCTGTACGGACATGGTCGGTGAATCATTGTATCTGAGCCCTTCGATCGTATTGTCAAAAAGGTTTACGTGGGTGATCTCTGCCACTTCCGTAATGTTGTC
This DNA window, taken from Sulfurovum lithotrophicum, encodes the following:
- a CDS encoding c-type cytochrome, translating into MNGLVIKALAFAAILIVATLVVVKQMNIDLSDPINAITMIGAILIATLSFGVAAKYIAQMKTDTASGELAEENWDGIGEYKNELPSGWAYSFLGTLIWAMWYWTMGYPVNAFSQIGMWNAEVKAYNKKFEEVHKNADAATLQQMGESIFLVQCAPCHGTTGDGLSGKAQDFGSRMSKEQILYTIKNGSNQLGYQMGAMPPMMAQGKDAEEIAVWISGGMKGKQPAAFAACASCHGPDGKGMNGMAPNLAEYDNTIVEHVVKNGKKGALGKMPAFHDRMTPVQVKALATYIRSIKGE
- a CDS encoding cytochrome c oxidase, cbb3-type, CcoQ subunit; the encoded protein is MDIRELQGYASFFMTIFLVVALYGYIVYLYRSEKKGEKDYEKLGNIALDDEIDSTPVNSSNPSPDEKKGAK
- the ccoO gene encoding cytochrome-c oxidase, cbb3-type subunit II; translated protein: MFHWLEKNPFFFAVGVFLVIAFAGLIEILPNFAEAARPVDGLRPYTVLELAGKEVYKKDNCIACHSQLIRPFKAETDRYGQYSLSGEYAYDRPFLWGSKRTGPDLHRVGNYRTTDWHENHMWEPTSVVPGSIMPAYKHQFTNAADIATAYAEAVTVKNVFNTPYGDDIQPGKAAFEAYKPKILAEAQKIADNMKNKDVKDAVAAGKVPEVVALIAYLNSLGTSRYEAKK
- the ccoN gene encoding cytochrome-c oxidase, cbb3-type subunit I encodes the protein MQSNAALEYDYSVAKLFTYTAILFGFLGMLIGTLIAAQLAFPELNYLLGEYGTFSRLRPVHTTVVIYGFTVSGVFATFYYSAQRVLKVSMAESKFIMFIAKLQFWIYLVGALVATISLLLGITQNKEYAQYEWPIDLVIVVIWVLWGIAMFGLIGIRREKALYISMWYFIACFLGVAMLYLFNNMAVPTYFVAGVGSAMHSVSMYAGTNDALVQWWWGHNAVAFVFTVPIVAMIYYFLPKESGQAVYSYKLSLLSFWGLMFVYLWAGSHHLLWSTVPDWMQTMGSVFSVVLILPSWGSAINMLLTMKGEWNQLTENPLIKFMVLASTFYMLSTLEGPIQAVKSVNAIAHFTDWIPGHVHDGVLGWVAFMIMAALFHMAPRMFKREIYSKKLIEAQFWIQTTAVVLYFTSMWIAGITQGMMWRAVDEYGNLMYSFIDTVTVLHPYYAIRALAGVLYVTGFVMFAYNMIKTMTSSRELSEEPQFRSPMA
- a CDS encoding D-alanine--D-alanine ligase, producing MNIAILFGGSSFEHEISIVSAITMKKVLKKSTLTYIFVSADREFYLVDTDKINSKLFSSGEYKKGKQLTLKNGGFFTEGMFGSKQVAFDVLLNLIHGRDGEDGKVASMMEFFNIPYISPRFEASAMSYNKLYTKFLAESLGVKTVPYEYLSKNGDRKISMEYPVIIKPVRLGSSIGVSIVKSETELDYALDVAFEFDNDVIVEPFIDGVKEFNQAGCHTGDWELSIVEEPQKEEFLDFEKKYMDFSRDSQVLSADISEELKNNIQVTFKKIYDPLFRGSIIRCDFFVVNDEILLNEINPIPGSMANYLFPDFEGMVWRLSKALPKEKNISIDYTYIHSIQSAKGKA